DNA sequence from the Sardina pilchardus chromosome 23, fSarPil1.1, whole genome shotgun sequence genome:
ATTTTGCCTCTGTTATACATTTATAAAGATTTGGATTAAACACAGTTCCCGATTCATACAAGAATTAAGGCTTCTTTGGCGGGAACCCCCCTCAAGGTGTGAAGTGGATTTCCTGTGGAGTATGAACATGGCTACCTCCTATCCCAATTGAAATGAAGGGAGCATCTACAGCCCACAgtgaatgtacagtagatgTTGCAGGCCCAATTTAATGCATTACCAATACACAATGGATTTGTAGGATAAGTAAGCCATAGAGATAAAATCCTCAAGTGCATTTATACAAAAATGGACCGTCACCCAACCCTTGTTGAATACATGTAGTAAGAGATTATATGACTCATAATTAATGCAAAACTTCTTATTCCAGCTCTAAAATGATTCCAACTAGAGTAGCTCTACAATGAAGCCACGGTCAGATTGGATCTAGAAATGGTGGAGTAAATAATTGTTTCCACTACTCACTTGTGATGTGAATGTACGTGTAGAGTGCACACAGTCACCAAAAGGGGGCAGCAACATTAAAAGTTTGCCTTACTCGATGCATGCTCCTTCAGTTTCCCTCAATGAGTCAAGCCCCACCCTTAGCCGGACTCCTCCAGTGGCTGACGAGTTCAGTCACAGTTAAGGCCCCTCCTCTCCGTttacagtgagtagcctatatATGACTGCGCACATGAGAAGCCTTACATCCAGTAAGCTGAACTACAGGAGCCCTGGCACCACACCAGTTCCCTAGGGGAAGAGGGAACCACTAGCACATGGGCCTATGGATGTTTCGGAGGAAAAAACGTGTTTCTGCGTCAGCGTGTTCTGTCTGAGCGAAGACCAGCAACAATGTGGCATTCAGGTCACCAAACAGGGCCAGCACAAGGAGCTCTCGCTGCAAGCCAGCCAAGAGGGGAAAGGGGTCAACCTGGTTTTGATGGATGGTAAGCACTGTGACTTGTAATACGCATGTTGATCTGAGTTCTGGGGAAAGGGCTAGATGAAGAATTAGGAGTTTATTTTAGAGACCTGTTCAGTCTCGACTCACGTATTTGCCTAGGCGTGCAAAGCATTTATTGTGATGTCAAGAAAGTTATGCCTTTGCTCAACTTTAATGCAAAATAATTTGCATTAAAGGGGGATGGGTTGAGGCACACAATACCCCAAGCATTTTACAAGTGCTTCCTCTAACTCGGCCTGATCCCTGGGCCCTAACAAATGGTTGTTATCCATTTTATATGCTTTTGCATGAAGGAGTAACAGTTCACTAAACTGATCAAGTGGAGAGTTCTATCATCAAAAGTCTAATATTCATGCTGCTGGCACAGCAACATCAGAATCAAAAGAGTCAATTCAGGTCAGGCTCATGTGGCCTCCTATGAGCTGGGGGGTAAGGATCGGTAAaacgctctcttcctctccccgaCTCTGTCTTTACTCAGGTGGGCTGCTGCACATCTGTCTGGTGCCGCTTTTGTTCTGCCCTCTGGCTGCTGAAAGCTGGCTGAGATTTACTGCTGGAGTACGATGTAGTGCTAGGCCTGCTGAGGGTCTAGCTGTGTGGCCTattggagggtgggggggggtagacCAGTGACGCTGCCAGTGCTCCGGACTGTTTTCCACCACCATGGAACCAGGGGTCTGACTGCCAGAGTGATTCCCGTCCACTGGTGTTTTGGAtcaagtcttttttttcctgcttATATTAATCACTACTCAAACATTGAAAGTATTGAGCTGTATCAGTTCAGTGATAAGAATAACAATGTCTTTTACATAGTGGTGGATTGATTGAGTGGAGACATTTCTTCCACCTGGTGCCTTGCAGTCGCCAACAAAAGAATTAAGATCGTATAGATTGACATAAACCGGACAGACATGACGAATCATCTTATGGAGGGAGACTTAAGACTTGGTATCTTGAAAGCTTTAATTGTTATCACAATGACCACAGCTGCAAGAGgataaagtgtgtttgtgtgagtctatgttgtgtttgtgagagaaaaTGTCTCTCACTGTTGGATGTCCTTGACTCATACTCTTACAGATGACAGCACCTGTGTACTCAAGGTCACCATCACGTCTGAGACAGACTGCTGCCGTGTCGGGGCCCGGTCCTTCTTGGTCTCCAAGGGCAACATGAGTTCTGTGTTGTGCTTCAGGACAGACTCAGGTCAGACCTTCACCCAATTGTGCCctcaacacactctcacacacttcatACCCACACATTTAagtcacacacaaagacacacgaATATTATTCATTTCACAAGTTTATGCATCtaacagagaaacacaaacCATGGACCTCatgatgatcacacacacagacacacacacacacacacacacacacacacacacacacacacacacacaaacacaaacacacacattggacaTGTTGCCACAGGGGTAACATGCTGTTCCTGGTGCACAGATTTACACAAGCACCTAATGCACCAATCAGTCATCATCTCACTACTCAAGCCCACTCAAGCTCCACTGGaccttaaaaaaacaaacaaatgactcATGACATTCAATGTGGTGCCGTCTAGGCTTTAACGAAAGACTTGACATTTGCATAAAGGTAACACTGTTTTTTTCCATGACCTAATGAACTCTATATCTGTTCTTCACTGTTGTCATTATGTTAAAATACATCACTGATATATGTGCGTCATAATCCATGTATAATAACCAACATCAGACATCCTTGCAACAGCAATGAGGTCACCCCCGTCTCTCTGAAGTCGAATCCACCGCACATGTGCAATACATctgcatgcagtgtgtgtgtgtgtgtgtgtgtgtgtgtgtgtgtgtgtgtgtgtgtgtgtgtgtgtgtgtgtgtgtgtgtgtgtgtgtgtgtgtgtgtgtgtgtgtgtgtgtgtgtgtgtgtgtgtgtgtgtgtgtgtgctcttcaaACAAGCCCCTGTCTGTGCACTCAGGAACTCATGCAGTGACCAGGGCCAGGATCAGACAAGCGTTACAGcggtggggtggaggagtggtggtggtggcggtggtgggagTAGAGACTGCAAGCTCGGCTGGAGCTGTGTTATTTCGCCAGCCCGTCCATAGCAGGGTGTAATGGTCTCTCTTGCCATGGTCCGCTTCAGCATGTGGGATGGAATGTCAGAGCAGCACCCAGGCCCCTATTCTCAGCTCAGCGTCGTCGCCCGTTGAGAGTGTGATGTGTTTTCCGGCTCGGGCCGagatggagaagaaagaggaccgtggcgtggcgtggcggcGGCGTCACTCTGATATACTCCAACATCGATTCGGCGCGCGTGTCTGAACATGACAATGGAGAGCTAATGTGGCTGTCATTTACTTAATGCATCCCTGCCTGTTGAGCATGCACTGACACAAAACTGCATATGGTCTACATGCTTAAGCAGGATGTGCTGTCATATTTCTTGAGCATGAGAGTATTAGGATTAGGATGCTGATGATGAATGGCCAGAAATATGAATCAGTGCTGGTAGAGATGTACAAAGGCTATCAGACTAACAGGGGTTGGATGACATCAAGAATGTCAGCTTCTTATGGAGCTGATGGCGCACAGTTGGCTGAATTGAAAAGTGACAGTTGATAAGCACTTTGGATCTATCTGACTCTGTAGTACAGTGGCAtttgattatttattattttaaccGGATGTGTATTgagacctactgtatgtcaatgaTGCTGCACTGTAAGTAATAACAAATTGAATTGTTGGTATACAATGTACAAATGCATGGGTTTATTCACAGACTACCGAGACTTCCAGAGACTTCTGAGCAGCGGGGTCAAACCTCGGGGGGAGTGCTGTGCGTTTGACCAGCGGACTGAAGGCTCCTCTGCACTCCAATATTTCCAGGTGGAGGCCTGGACAAGTCCAGCTCAACTTCACTTGGCTTTAACAGATTAAAGCTGTTTATAGTTGTTCTTTTTGTATAATCTGTCTATCCTTCATCCTGGTCTAGTAACCTCTGCTTTATCTTTACTAGATATGTGAGTCAAATGGGGGATCATTGCAATAATCAATTCACTGATATGGGGGAGGAAAACGGACGTTTTGTTTACATAACTCCTCATTGTCATTTTAGTTTTATGGCTGTATATCACAACAGCAGAACATGCTTCAGGACTACCTGAGGACTGCTACTTACCAGAAGGCCATTCTTCTGAATGAGCAGGACTTTAGAGATAAGGTAAGAGATGACTAGAGATACAGTATAATCACTTTGTGATCTTTATGTGCATCCCATTGTCATGTATTCATGTACATATCAACATAATTCCCAAATATTCCCATTCAAATTGTTACCAGGCAATTAGCCAAGTAGACCTGGACCAGTCAGAGTAATAAGCGGGATTTCATTCCATTTTCAACATGTCCAAAATCGGTGAAATCGGTGGTATTTCATCCATGACGGGGCCCACATGTGGCTTAatctctgctcttctccctctgtTGTTAGATAGTGCTGGATGTGGGCTGTGGAACGGGGATCTTGTCATTTTTCGCAGTGCAAGCGGGTGCCAAAAGAGTGTACGCTGTGGAGGCAAGTGCCGTGGCCAAGTACGCAGAGGTGAGCATATGCTACTCAGAGTgttttattaggctattattattattatcaaatttatcATCATTGTTCTATTGAGTTAAATATTTAAGATTTACTGCCACCCACTATCAACTTGATGGATAGAATATAAGATGGAATGTTACCATTCCATTAGATAATGAAGTGCATTGCTTTGAATGGGTCTCTCCAGCATAAAATGTTTTGCCTCTAGCTTTGCCCAAGGCCTATATGCAGTTATTTGACACTAAGTCATTGGCCAGATGTTTACCAATGTAGCTCGCCTCAAAACCACTTCAGCCTGCCAATGCTCCCTGTGCCCCTCAGTTAACATAGTCTCAAGAGCGATCACACATTGAGATACATTCTAGACATGACCGTGAAGATAAAGTATTATTGTCTTAATTTTGTGCCTGTTGACATCATGATGGACTACTCCTACACCAGATTAGTGGGAGTGCAGAAACGTCAATGATTTCATCCTCATGTTGCCAACTGTTTCTCTTGGGTGGTTGCAAAACTTTGAGCACTAAATATGCAGGAAACGTTTACTGACAATAACAACGTGCTGGACCAAGAACAAAAATGTAGGAGCTGTTAGAAAATGCTACAATATCAAAGAGACACATCTAGAGTTTTCCAAACTCCCCTCAAGTTGACCCCAAAGCATCAAATTCAGAAGGCTAAATGGTGCAAAAGCCCTTTttggcacacaaaaaaaaaacccggcaATGGGGcaaaagaaaacatattttcatggGTGGGTGGATGCTCGCCAAACAGTCAAGCACAGTCAAGCATACGCGTCTCAGTTCCACTCTCCACTCGGACTGGAAAGAAACACAAAGGGGTTCGTTTTTTAAGAGAGCAACCAGATGTGTCTCCTGGCGTTTCCTCCACATTGCCTcttatctgtctgtgtttgtgctgattTAGACAAAAAACGTCTAAATCACGAGAGGCTAGTCTATTAGACCACACAGACATCTTGATCCTTCGAATCCAGCTGGATGCTTGTTAATGCTTTATGTGCAGGTAGAGTCTGTCCCATCGCATTTATATGTAATACAGCCAGCAGCAATAACTCCACCAATCACTGAGTTCTAGAACATTCCAGCACACGGTAAATTATTCTGTCACACTTTTAAGCCCACAGAGCCTGGACCCAAACTCTTTGATGAAAACCAGTTTGCAATAACAAacatgttttttcttcttcaggTTCTTGTGAAGAGCAACAGTTTGTCTGATAAAATTATAGTTTTAGCTGGAAAGGTGGAAGAGATCACGTTACCTGAACAGGTAGACATTATCATCTCCGAGCCCATTGGTTACATGCTGCTAAATGAGAGGATGCTGGAGAGTTATCTGCATGCCAAGAAATGGCTCCGGCCCAAAGGTGAGTTCAAATGTCAAGCcctaaatgaaataaaatgtgcTCCATTCAATATTCCCAACGTGtctaaaaatgttttttgtcgATTTGGGTTCAGATTTCCAACTGGGAGGTTGGTGGTTTTGTAGCCATATGAAAAATTCACTAACTAGCCATATCATTAAATAGTTTATATATGTTGTATAAGGTAATATACAAAAAATAACCtaaatctactgtatgtattatgtTTATTTCACAGCTGCAAATTCACATGTTAGTCAACAACTGAGTTTCTGTTAATGTCTCCCCCTCTGTGGTTAGGTATGATGTTCCCCACCTCCAGTGACATACACTTGGCCCCATTCACAGACGAAGCGCTTTACATGGAGCACTATGCGCGCTCCGGCTTTTGGTGAGATAAGAAAGCAAAGGCTTTCCTTAACTAAATCCTAAACTCACTTGAAACATGTGGCACCGATTTCTAAGGCATTGTTTTGTGACTCATGCAGTTGCACTATTGGTATTTGCCACATTACCGCAAGTAGACATGCGGATGTTGATGCTGTGTTAGCTTTTTGGTGTGTTGTCGTCAGTTCCCCGCATCAGGACAGCTGTGGTGGGGTGTTGCAGACAGTGAGTTTTGCCGCTGCCCACTGGTCGTGTGCTCTGAGTTACTGTGGAAACACTTCTGTGCAGATGAGCTCACTTTTTCACCCTCCCCCACAGCACTAGGTGGAACAAAACATAGCAGTGTTTTAACAGCCCATACATGAAGCCGCCTCACTCTCCCGCAGCAGTCACCCACACAATGTCTCAGAcagtctcgctctctgtctctcgtaccccctacacacactctctctctctctctcacacacacacacacacacacacacacacacacacacacatacattgcatGTTTACAGCCTGACCCAAGAGGTCTGGCAATTCCTCCTCATTGCAAATATAAGCAAACACACGTCTGTATTCAAGCATGCAgttcatgcacaaacacacaggcacacactcatacacattctCATTCATAtccactctaacacacacacacacacacacacacacacacacacgcacattcccTTTCTGGATTAGCTTATATGTAGTTAGCAGCCCTCCCACCCACAGTGTTTTGCCTTTAGGTCATTGTGCCATGACCCCTTCTGTGTGGGTTTCCTGGATGCTGTTAAATGCTTCAGTTCTGTCCTAACCCTGGTTCCTGGTCCAGCTCTGACAGCACAAAGCCAAAGCCAGATCTCACTGTGAGATTCTGGACCAATCACACAGCATGAGGTCCAGCTAGGCCCCACAGCCTGTAGTGACTTATAGTGACCTACTGACAGTAAAGCACTACAATTTCAATGTAGATTATATAGATTTTAGGACTACACTTAGTCCAAAAAGTATTTAGAATTTGAACTTTTTGTGCAATTGATTTcaaacattcacaaatacaATCACTGCTGTCTGTGAACCGTGACGGATACTGAGAGTTACATAGTAACATCAGTAAGGTTAGATCCCAGATAACTTTTTGCTTTCCCTTCCAAAATTGTCTTGTAGCTGTAAGGAACTTGCAACACATCATAGAATGTTAAGTTGAAACTGACATCATTCATTATTCAGTGGATAAATGCATCAGTGCACTATATATCTACCTGATGCAACACTGCAGCTTAACAAGAAATGCTCATACTCTTAAAAATAGTTGCGGCCACATTTAAGTATCTGACAGAGTGAATGAAGTTGTCCTATTGAGATCCAGAAGGCTATGTGGCAGCTCTGCTCTACAATTTCACACCTTTGACTCTGAAAGCCCCAAGGCACTAAATAACTTGGCTTTTGGGTACCTTCTTTGGATCACTTCAGGCAGGAGACAGGAATATCACTGAAGTCAGTTTTATGGAGGTGTGTATTTTGGAAACGAAACAGAGACATGACATTGTAAATTTCACTACAGCACTGCCTACGGGGTCTAGCATTTAGCACTTCTGGCCAATTCACAACTCCAGACTAAGAGGTTTAATCTACAAAACATAGTGAATGGTCTCAAAGGGGAAAACTGCCAAAGCACTACTGCTGTAATAAAGCTCAATTTATCCGGTCGTCTTTCCTGTCTGCTGAGACAGCACAAGTGAAATTGTTTGTAATCTATTGCAGAGCTTTGCAGTTTGGCTGTTCGTTTAGCAACATAATGGCATTTCACAAGGTTATTAAACATTCATGCAGTTACAGAAACCGTTTCAGTGTAATTGAAAACTTTGATTTGAAATGCAAGCTGTCTTCCTTGGCAGGCAACAGACCTGTTTCCATGGCATCAATCTGAGTGGGCTTCACACTGCAGCTGTAGATGAGTTCTTCAAACAGCCAATTGTGgtacctctctcacacacatgcatacacacagacaacaatatatacacaaacagatGGGCAGAAATACAGAACGTTGTCatctttttatttatatatatatatatatatatatatatatattctctcATATAGTTAATGATTGAATACATTAATGGTGGAAGTCCATCATTCGGTTGATGTTGTTATTTGTGCTtaagagccaatcaaattacatcTCTCCCTTCTGTGCTCCTGAATTACAGTGTGGATTGGCTGGGATTGTTTATGGCTACAAGCCACTGTATTTGTTTCCCATTTATATAAAGCCAGGGCTGTGCATGAACACAAGAGTTTCGCTGGGGcaatttttttgttattattgctACTTTATTGCTATTTTATATTCCTTATGTAAGCCAAGAACTTGGTCGACCATCTCTTTTGATTTACTTAAGtgagttttttgttgttgttgtttgtttctatATTTCACCTACATTGGTACACACTTTGAATGGAAATACCCCACAAGTGACAAAGAAtccaataaaaaaagaaaaagaaaacaacaaaaggGGAAAAATATTTAAAGAGTTTGTTCAAAATTTGACAAAAAGTGTAGGACTATGACACTGCTACTCAAAACAAGCATCCTGTACAAGTATGAGAGGACAAATATTCCAGCCTCTTGCTTAAACATTATACCATCATTGAATATGTTCACCCTCTTTTACTCAAGCcattcatttacatttttgtcTTCGTCTAGGACACATTTGACTGGCAGATTTTAATGGCCCGGTCCACAAAATACACTATTAACTTTCTTGAGGCAAAGGAGGAGGACTTGCACAGGTTTGTACTGTAAATCAACTTTCTTTGTCACGGTCATGTCAACATTTAATGTAAAAGTCCTGTAACACTGCAACTTGTATGTGTTTGCGCTATAATGTTTATTTTAATCAAATGATGCATTAAATAGATATTTGCTTTCATAATGTAGGTTGGACATTCCCTTTGTTTTCAAGTTGACACAAACAGGACTGATCCATGGAATTGCCTTCTGGTTTGACATAGCCTTTATTGGATCCAGGTACACACCACAATCCTATCAAAAGCATTgtacaacaaaaacacattaataCGGTATATTGTGTTCAGCAACCTCATAAAGCTGTATAGTGAAAAGCTGTGGCCAGAGATTATAGCATAATGCTGTTAGTTTAAATCCTGCCTGGAGCATCCTTGTTCATCAGTAACGTCAATGTTAAgtccttttttatatatatatatatgtttttccACTATGTGTTGAATATTTGCTATTCCAGTTTCAATTACATAAGAAATGTTATGTTTTTCACTTTGAAATATGCACTTTACAATCACTATAACTTTGATATGGTTGTAGAACAGCTTGTTTAATTCTCTATAGATTTAGAACTATTTTCCAAATTTTTCCACAGAATGACCGTATGGCTCTCAACAGCCCCAAACCAGCCTCTGACTCACTGGTACCAAGTCCGCTGCCTCCTACAgacgccactgtttgccaaaatgGACCAAACATTATCAGGGAGAGTTCAACTCATAGCCAATAAGAGGTACATACTGTGAAAACAACAGGAAGTATTCAGATATTTTTACAGAACCCTTCAAATAAATGAAAGTAAATTCATTTTGTGTCTTGTGTAGGCAAAGTTATGATATTCACATCGTGGCAGTCATTGACCAGTCAGGATTTAAGTCTGGCAATACACTGGACCTCAAAAATCCTTTCTTCAGGTAAGATGTTGTTTGTAAAGCATTTAACTCTGTGCCATACATTATCTGAAAGTGAGAAATTACATTTAGTGTTGACACAAAAATGAGGTGAATTGTTCCAAATGTGTTTTCGGAGAAGGTGTCCAGTATTACTTTAATAAAACAAGTATACATAATACTAACCAATTCAGAGCAGTAATCGCACATTTTTATAGTGGCCTTCTTGTAAAATgaatgtctgtctgcttgtctagGGTGCCCACTTGGCTTCAGGCATAGCGTGCCCCCAGCAGGAGCATAGAGTGTGTCGACATCATCAGGGCATGATTGGacagattagattcaactgAACCCTGGGACTATAGGCTGGGTAATGTACACTATAGAAACAGAAAAACTAAAGGGGTGGGGTCCATGTATGagatacatttaaatgtgtcaATCATATGTGACTATATTACAGCCAGGACAGAATGATACTTCCTAGTCTCCAAATAGTTGTTGTATGTTATTCTAAGTAGTATATATTCAGTGTAATTAGATTTTCGACATATCTTAGTAAATGTGTAATtgtcttttctgtctgtctgtctgtctgtctgtctgcatgtcccACACTAACAACAGGCTACTTGTGGTGATACTCATAATGATTAATCCTCCCTCTGGTGCTCTGTCCTTCCCTACAGGTATGCCTAGGTCAGCCTGACCTCCGAAGTCATCCCCTCGTACCTATACAATGTCTGATATGTGGATTAAGCTAAAATCTAATTCACTTCTTAGCCTTGGCTACAAGTTTTCAACATCTCTGAGGCCAAAGACCTATTGACTGATACAGGCGTGGTGGAGGGACCGCATTTTGGCCTACATTCTGGGTTGAATGTTGCATTTTAAACTAAATGTATTGGACAGGTGATAGGCTACCATGTATGAAAGTACTTTTGTAAAGATGTAAACAATGCAAGCCATGTTTATAgaactttttttgtatttttttgtattttttaaatctCAATTAAACTCTGGAGACCCCCAAGGGTCACGGACCCCGTCTTGAAAATACAGATATGCAGCCTAGACCTACGTGTTAGCTTTCCTTTGTTATGTGACATACAtgggtttttttattattataattgtaTAATACATGTGTTCATTGACATGTCTGATCATGTTTTGAAATGGATTTCAaatgtttgaaaataaaaatgtaatcaaAGTTGAGTGTCTTACGCCCATG
Encoded proteins:
- the carm1l gene encoding histone-arginine methyltransferase CARM1 gives rise to the protein MDVSEEKTCFCVSVFCLSEDQQQCGIQVTKQGQHKELSLQASQEGKGVNLVLMDDDSTCVLKVTITSETDCCRVGARSFLVSKGNMSSVLCFRTDSDYRDFQRLLSSGVKPRGECCAFDQRTEGSSALQYFQFYGCISQQQNMLQDYLRTATYQKAILLNEQDFRDKIVLDVGCGTGILSFFAVQAGAKRVYAVEASAVAKYAEVLVKSNSLSDKIIVLAGKVEEITLPEQVDIIISEPIGYMLLNERMLESYLHAKKWLRPKGMMFPTSSDIHLAPFTDEALYMEHYARSGFWQQTCFHGINLSGLHTAAVDEFFKQPIVDTFDWQILMARSTKYTINFLEAKEEDLHRLDIPFVFKLTQTGLIHGIAFWFDIAFIGSRMTVWLSTAPNQPLTHWYQVRCLLQTPLFAKMDQTLSGRVQLIANKRQSYDIHIVAVIDQSGFKSGNTLDLKNPFFRYA